In Alkalihalobacillus sp. FSL W8-0930, a single window of DNA contains:
- a CDS encoding polyprenyl synthetase family protein, translating into MTAELERFIESSKVEIEAQLIRTIDALQTPDSLKKSMIYSLQAGGKRIRPVLLMAVLRGYGKPIKKGMDVACAIEMIHTYSLIHDDLPAMDDDDLRRGKPTNHKVFGEATAILAGDALLTYSFQLISNVDEDPARIVSLIREISRAAGAQGMVGGQVSDMEGENKELSIEELEHIHHHKTGDLIIGSLIAGAILADATEEDILHLRQFGRELGLLFQIKDDILDIEGDADTIGKPVGSDITNNKGTYPSMLGMDGAKEKLTYHLEAALASLRNVQMDHSLLEDLTKYVAYRNH; encoded by the coding sequence TGATCCGAACAATCGATGCATTGCAAACACCTGATTCATTAAAAAAATCGATGATCTACTCCTTGCAAGCAGGTGGTAAGCGCATCAGACCTGTTCTGTTAATGGCTGTTCTTAGAGGATATGGTAAGCCAATTAAAAAAGGGATGGACGTAGCCTGCGCCATTGAAATGATTCACACATACTCTTTAATTCACGATGATCTTCCAGCAATGGATGATGATGATCTTCGTCGCGGGAAGCCTACAAATCATAAAGTGTTTGGAGAAGCAACGGCTATCCTCGCTGGTGATGCGTTACTTACCTACAGTTTTCAACTAATTTCAAACGTAGATGAAGATCCTGCTCGTATTGTCTCTCTCATTCGCGAAATTTCCAGGGCAGCTGGGGCGCAAGGTATGGTTGGGGGACAGGTTTCTGATATGGAAGGTGAAAACAAGGAGCTATCTATTGAAGAATTAGAGCATATCCACCATCATAAAACCGGTGATTTAATTATTGGATCGCTTATTGCTGGAGCCATTCTTGCCGATGCGACTGAAGAAGATATCTTGCATCTTAGACAATTTGGAAGGGAATTAGGACTGTTGTTCCAAATTAAAGATGATATTTTAGATATTGAGGGCGATGCGGATACGATCGGAAAACCAGTTGGAAGCGATATAACCAACAATAAAGGAACATACCCAAGCATGCTAGGTATGGATGGGGCTAAAGAAAAACTAACCTACCACCTTGAAGCAGCACTGGCTTCTCTTCGAAACGTACAAATGGATCATTCTTTACTTGAGGATTTGACAAAGTACGTCGCATATCGTAATCACTAA